Proteins encoded together in one Sceloporus undulatus isolate JIND9_A2432 ecotype Alabama chromosome 4, SceUnd_v1.1, whole genome shotgun sequence window:
- the FMOD gene encoding fibromodulin — MHWVPVLIIAALCGVSLSQYDDQYDDIFWLQQYLRSQSSSYSYSPYYEDEIPPYSSYSYAPAESSVGEPVPEPPVSRECPQECECPPNFSSALYCDTRNLRYLPFVPSRMKYAYFQNNQIMAIQEGAFDNATSLEWLALHGNQITSEKMGKRVFAKLKNLERLYLDHNNLTKMPTPLPRSLRELHLAYNQISKVPSNALEGLENLTALYLSHNQIHEIGSNLKGLKSLILADLSYNQLRRVPDGLPSSLEQLYLEHNHIHTIPDDYFKVSPKLLYVRMSHNSLSSDGLSPNAFNASSLLELDLSYNRLQKIPRVSTSLENLYLQGNQINEFTISSFCTIVDIMNFSRLQVLRLDGNDIHRSNVPSDAPLCLRWASVIEI, encoded by the exons ATGCACTGGGTTCCTGTTCTTATTATAGCTGCTCTCTGTGGAGTGAGCTTGAGCCAGTATGATGACCAGTATGATGACATCTTCTGGCTGCAACAGTATTTACGCAGCCAGTCTTCATCTTACAGCTACTCACCATATTACGAAGATGAGATTCCCCCATACTCTTCCTACTCCTACGCACCAGCTGAATCCTCTGTCGGGGAGCCTGTTCCTGAACCACCTGTATCTAGGGAATGCCCCCAGGAATGCGAATGCCCACCCAACTTTTCTTCTGCCTTGTACTGTGACACTCGCAACCTCAGATATCTTCCTTTTGTGCCATCCCGGATGAAATATGCTTACTTCCAAAACAACCAAATTATGGCTATTCAAGAGGGAGCCTTTGACAATGCTACCAGCCTGGAGTGGCTTGCCTTACATGGCAACCAAATTACCAGTGAAAAGATGGGAAAGAGGGTCTTTGCTAAGCTCAAGAATCTAGAGAGGTTGTACCTTGACCATAACAACCTGACCAAGATGCCTACCCCTTTACCACGGTCCCTGCGAGAACTTCACCTGGCATATAATCAAATCTCCAAGGTTCCATCCAATGCCCTTGAAGGCTTAGAGAATCTCACTGCCCTGTATCTCAGCCATAACCAGATCCATGAAATTGGCTCAAACCTCAAGGGGTTAAAGTCTCTGATTCTTGCAGACCTAAGCTATAACCAACTCAGAAGAGTCCCTGATGGCCTTCCAAGCTCCTTGGAACAGCTCTATCTAGAGCATAACCACATACACACTATCCCTGATGACTACTTCAAGGTTTCTCCAAAATTGCTCTATGTACGAATGTCTCACAACAGCCTTTCAAGTGATGGGCTCTCCCCCAATGCCTTTAATGCCAGCAGCCTCCTGGAATTGGATCTCTCTTACAACAGGCTTCAGAAGATACCACGCGTCAGTACAAGCCTTGAGAATCTCTACCTCCAAGGGAACCAAATAAATG aattCACCATCAGCAGCTTCTGCACCATTGTAGACATCATGAATTTTTCCAGGCTACAAGTCTTGAGACTGGATGGGAATGATATCCATCGGAGTAATGTGCCCTCTGATGCCCCACTCTGCCTGCGATGGGCCAGTGTCATAGAGATTTAG